The proteins below come from a single Erysipelothrix piscisicarius genomic window:
- a CDS encoding NUDIX hydrolase translates to MTSQTFLKVNLIIVFDRKAENVLMCHRQKNPYKGLYNFVGGKKNPGESDIEGAYRELFEESGITVNDIEIKPLFFTQYFEDGIELQVFYGYLNREVVLVPEKNPLLWMPITEDFSDDTRFAGQGNIKHMMDLIYESKQGM, encoded by the coding sequence ATGACTAGTCAAACATTTCTTAAAGTTAATCTCATTATCGTTTTCGACCGAAAGGCTGAAAACGTTTTGATGTGTCATCGACAAAAGAATCCTTATAAGGGACTCTATAACTTTGTTGGTGGCAAAAAGAATCCAGGAGAATCCGATATCGAGGGTGCCTATCGAGAACTTTTCGAGGAAAGTGGAATAACCGTAAATGATATCGAAATCAAACCGTTGTTTTTTACACAATATTTTGAAGACGGTATCGAGTTGCAAGTATTTTACGGTTATCTCAACCGAGAAGTCGTTCTCGTTCCAGAAAAAAATCCCCTATTATGGATGCCCATAACAGAGGATTTCTCGGATGACACACGCTTTGCGGGTCAAGGTAATATCAAGCATATGATGGATTTAATTTATGAATCCAAACAAGGTATGTAA
- a CDS encoding UvrD-helicase domain-containing protein: MTTFNPQQQQAIEALNQNVIVSASAGAGKTTVLIARLMKRIIKDNVRIDEVCAMTFTEAAASEMKTRLLAALNDEYRNNASDFIAEQISLVETAQISTIHSFCLTIIKNYGYIIGVNPSRADNILDDAQTKLLQRQAMRETFDMWLQNDYENLKYLLDIFSSNPLDYASLETAIYDNATWLISKKDPDYAVQAVKSLYSATTFNDFPQEFQQIFFNFYQQQVHEIIKDVQAIIAISDESYDPNDKKGKKYFEQSTMLLQVLEGLGNLKTLIDQNDIRFYDQIPTACNFKVIADTKNDVYTEQRKRIEKTVNRIFENYMPLNEHFQLLNNQLETVSLLMQMTQDYLNTFSSLKEEENCLDFNDFESMALQILNENNGEISELVKHKYKEIMVDEFQDTNEYQDEIITKISTGNNIFRVGDIKQSIYRFRGAKPNIMQNLMLDDSTQNLYLSFNYRSKKDIVEYNNFVFDKLMNLTFGITYDEYDHVNVGIPSQSEDTHPVEIHIIEKLDNRFKKTSDQLRAQHIAQEIINYHNQGYRFKDMVILVRSHASKGYLKEAFEEYNIPHYIDDQSGFYKSEIIASVVALLNYATTFHDFYLVPVLTSPFYNYSDDQIASLKLMDAPSIRKALEIENPALYMSLETMVLSWRSKDLISIIQEIIQLNDVYNKTLSLQDKTNLDFLLEKAIQYQASSVPTLQGFVRFVAEFKDDTSSEASPLNKDEDIVTAMTIHQSKGLQFPIVFLWGMGRHAVRDHSDILLNDDAFGIGLNHVELPMRFVSRNLIRTVMEIKQDNEEIEENLRLLYVALTRPQKHLILVDVVKEYQPASLDYQLLRNHKRKVDLLLAASPHNTILRVIDGMELTENSLNPISEDEGATVFTEKLTLSFDQEEPITPKNRDLNFDKSFDFATGFGSTLHEAIENLPHRIWTDADLKDFEPKFKRRLQAYNKHPFTQKLYRYPHIYHEMPYLIEGDAGVIDFYVYNETELILVDFKSDHASLDIIVERYEDQIKAYKKALGIIYPELLVKTYIYSFHLNHYIPCLDS, encoded by the coding sequence ATGACAACCTTTAATCCCCAGCAACAACAAGCCATCGAAGCATTGAATCAAAATGTAATTGTTTCTGCATCAGCTGGTGCTGGAAAAACTACCGTTTTGATTGCGCGTTTGATGAAGCGTATTATTAAAGATAATGTTCGAATTGATGAGGTGTGTGCGATGACCTTTACCGAAGCTGCCGCATCTGAAATGAAAACACGACTTCTTGCCGCGCTCAATGATGAGTATCGAAACAATGCATCCGACTTTATCGCTGAACAAATATCTTTGGTTGAGACTGCACAAATTTCGACAATCCATTCTTTCTGTCTCACCATCATTAAAAACTACGGTTATATCATCGGCGTCAACCCCTCCCGGGCTGACAACATTCTGGATGATGCGCAAACGAAACTCTTACAACGTCAAGCAATGCGAGAAACCTTTGATATGTGGCTGCAAAATGACTACGAAAACCTTAAATATCTGTTAGATATCTTTTCTTCTAATCCACTTGACTATGCATCCTTAGAAACTGCAATTTACGATAATGCTACGTGGTTGATAAGTAAAAAAGATCCAGATTATGCAGTTCAAGCTGTTAAATCGCTTTATAGCGCTACCACATTTAACGATTTCCCTCAGGAATTCCAACAAATCTTTTTTAACTTTTACCAACAACAAGTTCATGAAATCATAAAAGATGTACAGGCAATTATTGCGATTTCTGATGAATCCTATGACCCAAATGACAAAAAAGGGAAAAAATACTTCGAGCAAAGTACCATGTTGCTTCAAGTTCTTGAAGGCCTTGGTAATCTCAAAACGTTAATTGATCAAAACGACATTCGCTTTTACGACCAAATTCCAACTGCTTGCAACTTCAAAGTTATCGCAGACACCAAAAATGATGTTTACACTGAACAACGAAAACGCATTGAGAAAACTGTTAATCGAATTTTTGAAAACTACATGCCTTTGAATGAGCATTTCCAATTATTAAATAATCAATTGGAAACCGTATCACTTTTAATGCAGATGACACAAGATTACTTGAATACCTTTTCATCCCTTAAAGAAGAAGAAAACTGCTTAGATTTCAATGATTTTGAATCGATGGCGTTGCAAATTTTGAATGAAAATAACGGTGAAATATCTGAATTGGTAAAACATAAATATAAAGAAATTATGGTTGACGAATTTCAAGATACCAATGAATATCAAGATGAGATCATTACTAAAATATCAACAGGGAATAATATTTTTAGAGTTGGTGACATCAAACAATCCATTTATCGATTCCGAGGGGCCAAGCCAAATATCATGCAGAACTTAATGCTTGACGACTCGACTCAAAATCTATATTTAAGTTTTAACTATCGTTCAAAAAAAGATATTGTTGAATACAACAACTTTGTGTTTGATAAACTCATGAACTTAACATTTGGAATTACCTATGATGAGTACGACCATGTAAATGTGGGGATTCCCTCTCAAAGTGAAGATACACATCCCGTAGAAATTCATATCATTGAAAAACTCGATAATCGTTTTAAGAAAACATCTGATCAACTTCGTGCACAGCATATTGCACAAGAGATTATTAACTATCATAATCAAGGTTATCGCTTTAAAGATATGGTAATTTTAGTTCGATCACACGCAAGTAAGGGTTATCTTAAAGAAGCATTTGAGGAATACAATATTCCTCATTATATTGATGATCAAAGTGGTTTCTATAAGTCCGAGATTATTGCTTCTGTTGTCGCATTATTAAATTACGCAACAACATTCCATGATTTTTATCTTGTTCCTGTGCTCACATCACCGTTTTATAACTATTCCGATGATCAAATCGCATCGCTTAAACTTATGGATGCACCAAGTATTCGTAAAGCACTGGAAATAGAAAATCCCGCACTCTACATGTCCCTTGAGACCATGGTTTTATCGTGGCGATCTAAAGATCTTATCTCAATTATTCAAGAAATTATTCAACTCAATGATGTCTATAATAAAACGCTATCCTTACAGGATAAAACAAATCTGGACTTCCTCCTTGAAAAAGCAATTCAATACCAAGCATCTTCAGTTCCGACTTTACAGGGATTTGTACGCTTTGTTGCGGAGTTTAAGGACGATACCAGTAGCGAAGCTTCACCACTGAATAAAGATGAAGATATTGTAACTGCAATGACCATCCATCAATCCAAAGGATTACAATTTCCAATTGTATTCTTGTGGGGTATGGGACGTCATGCTGTGCGTGACCACAGTGATATTTTACTTAATGACGATGCCTTTGGGATTGGATTGAATCATGTTGAATTACCGATGCGCTTTGTTTCTCGCAATTTAATTCGAACTGTTATGGAAATAAAACAAGATAATGAAGAGATTGAAGAAAACCTTCGTCTTCTCTATGTTGCACTCACAAGACCCCAGAAACACCTTATTCTTGTTGATGTAGTCAAGGAATATCAACCCGCTTCTTTAGATTACCAATTACTTAGAAATCATAAGCGAAAAGTTGATTTATTACTTGCTGCAAGTCCTCACAACACCATTTTACGTGTTATTGACGGAATGGAACTCACAGAAAACAGTCTTAATCCGATTAGCGAAGATGAAGGAGCCACAGTTTTCACTGAGAAACTGACCCTATCTTTTGATCAAGAGGAGCCGATAACTCCTAAAAACCGTGATTTAAATTTCGATAAGTCCTTTGATTTTGCTACCGGATTTGGGTCTACCCTGCACGAAGCCATTGAAAACCTTCCGCACCGGATTTGGACCGATGCAGATCTTAAAGATTTCGAACCAAAATTCAAACGGAGACTTCAAGCATATAACAAGCATCCATTTACTCAAAAGCTCTATAGATATCCACACATCTATCATGAAATGCCTTACTTAATTGAAGGGGATGCGGGTGTTATTGATTTTTATGTGTACAATGAAACCGAACTAATTCTTGTGGACTTTAAAAGTGATCATGCTTCTTTAGATATTATTGTAGAACGTTATGAAGATCAGATTAAAGCATATAAAAAAGCCCTCGGTATAATCTACCCAGAGCTTTTAGTTAAAACATATATCTACAGTTTCCATTTAAATCATTACATACCTTGTTTGGATTCATAA
- a CDS encoding PD-(D/E)XK nuclease family protein, translating into MHKIIVSNRIFHEDLKHILLSEQEHYLGVAIRDFKLAFFESDTHRRSVEISVFNQLQTCDCPRLQEVLKYPKTMHVLIDLLQELYLYGLTLDACPRNTPLQEEIFQCLSLIDPFLEKPVVKDGVDYEAVAYGLSHAEYTFLARHNIPFIKPQSQSLESLAFKVALNPRSELEAVIQDIIRNGYQSATIAVANPTTMEPLIESIFERYGYPLKLQDRRFELMKSQYRALLDFAFDSNIHQLIKAIESGAFGLKRREDLVTYLNHFEFDLSDVFGVYDLCEETESYPDLFALQNRIQEDVVLLQATLASIMNLDFKETLIACYNVIKSHTRGDLTPLFSLLENHLGEYQEETYLLLLEHLDALQMHQQVNAPLRIVDYGSLPLIPQDHLYVVNLSAKNFPSIRSRTGIIDEAYLSSIKGYPRLDERTKFTLNMQNHIFDHNANMTLSYSSATYEGKGQEVSYPVEQFAHANGVALESWILTQNTHRKTVKHRLSPHLAEKLYLEEGKLVGSISAFQMFVNNPYQFFMERGLKIREPEILKFDARIIGTVNHAVMEYYHDCKDLDPWTDVRKVFPMTQPRYRMIYDRNQDLMKQNLDFIDASMADTTFQVVSKERWFREETMFKGIILRGIIDRIDENDHYVQIVDYKSSQLAMTAESVKAGTQLQLLTYAMIAEKVFQKKCLAVYYYGFKNPNLTVPSLEYKVAKGVVSKDVDFEAEWLKSKRYRGWLFEQPLDSYDSAIYFGGLRESKDGVVTTWTKPYDMNKINPLLTQVYQTIYSDILNGVLDPEDSSIEIDKDLDLKKEEAEETKHDNL; encoded by the coding sequence ATGCACAAAATCATTGTTAGTAATCGAATCTTTCATGAAGATTTGAAGCACATCTTATTATCTGAACAAGAACATTATCTCGGGGTGGCGATCCGTGATTTTAAACTTGCGTTTTTTGAATCGGATACCCATCGTCGTTCTGTGGAAATCTCTGTGTTTAATCAACTGCAAACCTGTGATTGCCCACGCCTTCAAGAAGTCTTAAAATATCCCAAGACGATGCATGTTCTCATAGACTTACTCCAAGAATTATATTTGTACGGTTTAACACTTGATGCATGTCCTCGTAATACACCCTTACAAGAAGAAATATTTCAATGTTTATCTTTGATTGATCCTTTTCTTGAAAAGCCCGTTGTCAAAGATGGTGTTGATTATGAGGCGGTAGCCTATGGGTTATCCCATGCGGAGTATACGTTTTTAGCGCGTCATAACATTCCGTTTATTAAACCCCAATCACAATCTCTTGAATCATTAGCATTTAAAGTTGCATTAAATCCCCGTAGTGAACTCGAAGCGGTCATTCAAGATATCATTCGTAATGGTTATCAGTCTGCAACCATCGCGGTTGCCAACCCAACAACAATGGAACCTCTAATAGAATCGATTTTTGAACGTTATGGTTATCCGTTAAAATTACAAGACCGTCGTTTTGAACTGATGAAATCTCAATATCGAGCTTTGCTTGATTTTGCTTTTGACTCTAATATTCATCAATTGATTAAAGCGATTGAGTCCGGAGCTTTTGGCTTAAAACGTCGTGAAGATCTTGTAACTTATCTCAACCATTTTGAATTTGATCTTAGTGATGTCTTTGGCGTCTATGATTTATGTGAGGAAACAGAATCCTATCCGGATTTGTTTGCCCTTCAAAATCGAATTCAGGAAGATGTTGTGCTTTTACAAGCCACCCTTGCTTCGATAATGAATTTAGATTTTAAGGAAACGTTGATTGCCTGTTATAACGTCATCAAAAGTCATACACGCGGTGATTTAACCCCACTTTTTTCTTTACTTGAAAATCACCTAGGAGAATATCAGGAAGAAACCTATTTATTATTGTTGGAACATCTTGACGCACTTCAAATGCATCAACAGGTTAATGCCCCACTACGGATTGTTGATTATGGTTCATTGCCTTTAATCCCGCAAGACCACTTATACGTCGTGAATTTATCCGCTAAGAATTTTCCTTCAATTCGTTCACGGACTGGAATTATCGATGAGGCATACTTAAGCTCTATTAAAGGTTATCCACGATTAGATGAACGCACAAAATTTACACTTAACATGCAAAATCATATCTTTGACCACAATGCAAACATGACGTTGTCGTATAGTTCCGCTACCTATGAAGGAAAAGGCCAAGAAGTTTCCTACCCTGTTGAACAATTTGCTCACGCTAATGGGGTTGCGCTTGAGTCTTGGATTTTGACGCAAAATACCCATCGAAAAACGGTTAAGCATCGTTTAAGCCCTCATCTTGCAGAAAAGCTCTATTTAGAAGAAGGGAAATTAGTCGGTTCGATATCAGCATTTCAAATGTTTGTAAATAACCCTTATCAATTCTTTATGGAACGTGGATTAAAGATAAGAGAACCTGAAATTCTTAAATTTGATGCCCGAATTATCGGTACTGTTAATCATGCCGTGATGGAATATTACCACGATTGCAAAGATCTTGATCCTTGGACGGATGTACGTAAGGTATTTCCCATGACTCAACCACGTTATCGTATGATTTATGATCGAAATCAAGACTTAATGAAACAGAATCTTGATTTTATTGACGCCTCAATGGCAGATACAACCTTCCAAGTTGTATCCAAAGAACGTTGGTTCCGTGAAGAAACAATGTTTAAAGGAATCATTCTTCGCGGTATTATTGACCGTATTGATGAAAACGATCATTATGTACAAATTGTCGACTATAAAAGTTCTCAATTAGCGATGACCGCTGAAAGCGTTAAGGCTGGTACACAATTGCAATTACTTACTTATGCAATGATTGCGGAAAAAGTGTTCCAAAAAAAATGCCTTGCAGTATACTATTATGGATTTAAAAATCCAAACCTAACCGTTCCATCACTCGAGTATAAAGTTGCGAAAGGCGTTGTTTCAAAAGACGTTGATTTTGAGGCGGAATGGCTAAAATCGAAACGGTATCGCGGTTGGTTATTTGAACAACCACTTGACTCGTATGATTCCGCAATCTACTTTGGTGGATTACGAGAATCTAAGGATGGGGTGGTTACAACCTGGACTAAACCCTATGACATGAACAAAATCAACCCACTCCTTACTCAAGTTTACCAAACCATCTATTCGGATATCTTAAATGGCGTGTTGGATCCCGAGGATTCAAGTATTGAAATCGATAAAGATTTAGATTTAAAGAAAGAAGAGGCGGAGGAAACGAAACATGACAACCTTTAA
- a CDS encoding exodeoxyribonuclease III translates to MKLISWNVNGLRAVMKKDFEGIFEAMDTDVLCLQETKMQAGQLDYDPEGYYAYYNYAEKKGYSGTAVYTRIKPINVTYGIQEDEHNTEGRVITCEYDNFFLVCVYTPNSQPELKRIDYRMQWENDFREYLKMLDESKPVVLCGDLNVAHKEIDLKNPSANRKNPGFSDQEREQFTNLLDAGFIDSFRELHPNEVDRYSWWSYRFNARSRNAGWRIDYFVVSERLRNAIEDADILDQVLGSDHCPVMLKLNF, encoded by the coding sequence ATGAAACTAATTTCGTGGAATGTTAATGGTTTACGCGCCGTTATGAAAAAAGATTTTGAAGGAATTTTTGAAGCGATGGACACAGATGTCCTTTGTCTTCAAGAAACAAAAATGCAAGCGGGTCAATTGGATTACGATCCGGAAGGCTATTACGCATACTATAATTATGCAGAAAAAAAAGGATATTCTGGCACCGCGGTTTATACGCGTATTAAACCGATTAACGTTACCTACGGAATTCAAGAAGATGAACATAATACTGAAGGACGTGTCATCACATGTGAGTATGATAACTTTTTTCTAGTTTGTGTTTATACACCCAATTCACAACCCGAGTTGAAACGCATTGATTATCGTATGCAATGGGAAAATGATTTTAGAGAATACTTAAAGATGTTGGATGAGTCAAAACCGGTGGTTTTATGTGGGGATTTAAATGTTGCCCATAAAGAGATTGACTTAAAAAATCCATCAGCGAATCGAAAGAACCCGGGATTTAGCGATCAAGAGCGGGAACAGTTCACCAATCTTCTCGATGCAGGATTTATTGATTCGTTCCGTGAATTGCATCCTAATGAAGTCGATCGTTATTCTTGGTGGAGTTATCGCTTTAATGCACGCAGTCGCAATGCGGGTTGGAGAATCGATTATTTCGTTGTCTCTGAACGATTAAGAAATGCCATTGAAGATGCAGATATTCTCGATCAAGTTCTTGGAAGTGATCATTGTCCTGTAATGCTTAAACTTAATTTTTAA
- a CDS encoding DEAD/DEAH box helicase has protein sequence MTFKELELEEEIVRAVIEKGYEEPTDIQSQAIPMLLGNHDLLAQSQTGTGKTAAFGLPMLSLTQPGDKKRTNSLILCPTRELCMQVAEEMRSFSKYKQGVNIACVYGGSPIDKQIRDLKRGADIVVATPGRLMDHIRRKTIRLDDCRHIVLDEADEMLNMGFIEDIEEIFSFLPEERQFAFFSATMPKEIGKLSEKFLVEPERITLSRNNLTVSRIKQIYYTVESRDKVDLTIQLLQLHKTSGTMIFCNTKKMVDELTTQLNKAGFPALGLHGDMKQEMRSMVMGRFKKGMVSVLIATDVAARGIDVDSMDVVINYDIPQELEYYVHRIGRTGRAGKEGLAITLVSRRQRYAIKQIERLSNSTIVETPLPTKEQLNDLMVDQLAREIRKWNDHEQGKLFNIAYEGLRKENFTQEEIIIAFINKMISESNLEAIKVSKQKDVKNKGEISRIGLSVGDRDGISAAHLVSAIATASGIRGKDIGRIKIDDNESTVEVPREFAQDIINKLSETKINNKDVNVTMVDEFAQPTPRGGRSGRGGRDSRRGGGNDRRRDGGRRSNDQSRRNNKG, from the coding sequence ATGACATTTAAAGAACTAGAATTAGAAGAAGAAATCGTAAGAGCCGTAATCGAAAAAGGTTACGAAGAGCCAACAGATATACAATCACAAGCAATTCCAATGTTGCTTGGTAATCATGACTTATTAGCTCAATCTCAAACAGGTACAGGTAAAACTGCGGCGTTTGGGTTACCAATGCTAAGTTTGACTCAACCTGGAGATAAGAAACGAACAAATTCGTTAATCCTATGTCCTACACGTGAGTTATGTATGCAAGTGGCTGAAGAAATGAGAAGTTTCTCGAAGTATAAACAAGGGGTTAACATCGCATGTGTATACGGAGGTAGCCCTATTGATAAACAAATTAGAGACCTTAAACGTGGAGCAGACATTGTAGTTGCGACACCAGGTCGTTTAATGGATCATATTCGACGTAAGACAATCCGTTTAGATGATTGCCGTCATATTGTCTTGGATGAAGCTGATGAAATGCTAAATATGGGATTTATTGAGGATATTGAAGAAATCTTTTCATTCCTTCCTGAAGAACGCCAATTCGCATTCTTCTCAGCAACAATGCCTAAGGAAATCGGTAAATTAAGCGAGAAATTTTTGGTTGAACCAGAAAGAATCACACTATCTCGTAACAATCTAACTGTTTCTCGTATTAAACAAATCTATTACACTGTTGAATCAAGAGATAAAGTTGATTTAACAATTCAATTATTACAATTGCATAAAACAAGTGGAACAATGATATTCTGTAATACCAAAAAAATGGTTGATGAACTTACAACGCAATTAAACAAAGCGGGATTCCCTGCTTTAGGGTTACATGGAGACATGAAACAAGAAATGCGTTCAATGGTAATGGGCCGTTTTAAAAAAGGTATGGTTTCTGTGTTAATTGCAACCGATGTTGCGGCACGTGGAATCGATGTTGACAGTATGGATGTAGTGATAAACTACGATATACCTCAAGAATTAGAATATTATGTACACCGTATTGGACGTACAGGTCGTGCTGGTAAAGAAGGTCTTGCGATCACTTTAGTATCACGTAGACAACGTTATGCAATTAAGCAAATCGAACGTTTATCAAATTCAACAATCGTTGAAACACCACTACCAACTAAAGAACAATTAAATGACTTAATGGTAGATCAACTTGCTCGTGAAATCCGTAAATGGAATGATCATGAGCAAGGAAAACTCTTTAATATCGCTTATGAAGGTCTTCGTAAAGAGAACTTCACACAAGAAGAAATTATTATTGCTTTCATTAATAAGATGATTAGTGAATCAAACTTAGAAGCAATCAAAGTTTCAAAACAAAAAGATGTTAAGAATAAAGGTGAAATATCACGTATTGGACTATCCGTTGGAGATCGTGATGGGATCTCTGCAGCTCACCTTGTAAGTGCAATCGCAACTGCAAGTGGAATTCGCGGAAAAGATATTGGACGTATTAAAATTGATGATAATGAAAGTACAGTGGAAGTTCCCCGTGAATTTGCACAAGATATTATTAATAAATTATCAGAAACAAAAATTAATAATAAAGACGTGAACGTTACAATGGTTGATGAATTTGCACAACCAACACCACGTGGTGGACGTAGCGGACGCGGAGGACGTGACTCACGTCGTGGCGGTGGAAATGATCGTCGCCGTGATGGCGGAAGACGTTCAAACGATCAAAGTCGTCGTAACAACAAAGGATAA
- a CDS encoding YhdH/YhfP family quinone oxidoreductase: MEYKALVLNTNHDNVIPEIKILNTDDLNHDVLIKVSYASVNYKDGLAMRPKTRVVGEYPTVVGIDFTGTVVESNVEKFHIGDEVIVTSHDILKYRNGGFAEYASVPASEVTLLPESLSLKTAAIIGTAGYTAALSVYRMMQQTNPMKREPVLVLGASGGVGSVACAILDRLGYPVTAVSRKKDTAQDYFKNMNVKEVMHPDELTEEPLKPLGKMICIAVIDPIGGKYSSYLLPHLNYEGVYLLSGNTAGAKFETTVFPFILRGIQVIGIDSVNNNLKDVLWGLIATDYKPRNIHALCDREITLEDVPQALEDILEGKMMGRTIVKL; this comes from the coding sequence ATGGAATATAAAGCGCTCGTTTTAAATACCAATCACGATAATGTCATACCGGAAATAAAAATACTCAATACGGATGATCTAAATCATGATGTTTTAATTAAGGTCTCTTACGCCAGTGTTAATTATAAAGATGGCCTTGCGATGAGACCCAAAACACGCGTTGTAGGTGAATATCCTACGGTTGTGGGTATTGATTTTACAGGAACCGTCGTGGAATCAAATGTTGAGAAATTTCATATTGGTGATGAGGTCATTGTCACAAGCCATGATATTCTAAAATATCGAAATGGAGGGTTTGCGGAATATGCTTCGGTCCCTGCGTCAGAGGTGACCTTACTTCCTGAATCACTCAGTTTAAAAACGGCTGCAATTATCGGAACAGCAGGGTATACTGCTGCCCTTTCAGTTTATCGTATGATGCAACAGACAAATCCAATGAAGCGCGAACCTGTATTGGTTTTAGGAGCAAGTGGTGGTGTTGGTTCAGTGGCTTGCGCAATTTTAGACCGTCTCGGTTATCCGGTAACAGCGGTAAGTCGCAAGAAGGATACTGCTCAAGATTATTTTAAAAATATGAATGTAAAAGAAGTAATGCATCCCGATGAATTAACGGAAGAACCTCTAAAACCCCTTGGAAAGATGATATGTATCGCAGTCATTGACCCAATTGGTGGAAAGTACAGTTCGTATTTGCTCCCACATCTGAATTATGAAGGTGTTTATTTGTTAAGTGGTAATACTGCCGGTGCAAAATTTGAAACGACTGTATTTCCCTTTATCTTACGCGGAATTCAAGTCATTGGGATTGACTCAGTCAATAATAATCTAAAAGATGTCTTATGGGGACTGATTGCGACTGATTATAAACCGCGTAATATTCATGCGCTTTGTGATCGCGAGATAACCTTAGAAGATGTTCCTCAAGCACTTGAAGATATTCTTGAAGGAAAAATGATGGGACGTACAATCGTGAAATTATAA
- a CDS encoding replication-associated recombination protein A: MNKPLAFRVRPETIDDIIGQEHLLGENQILRNVVESGNLHSMIFFGPPGTGKTTTAMAIANSLKRPYRLFNAVTDNKKKLDALFLEAEMSSGLVVIIDEVHRLNKDKQDILLPHVESGLITMIGATTANPYFSINPAIRSRVHLFEFKPLSYNNIVSILKRAASVFENNQIIQEDVLESIASSCNGDARYALNALDLLAQSTRDDVITEKHLEKLSLSVNISMDKDSDNHYDALSAFQKSIRGSDVQAALYYLAKLIHVGDMDSIERRLIAIAYEDIGLANPALCARVVTAIDAAKRIGFPEAKLPLSVVVIECALSPKSKAGEHGIDAALKTVRETAHQVPQYLRLNAVGVDDQDMYDYDRSDLWHKIQYLPDELKDEEFYRPQNLNSAEKTYASNYEQLKKVQRTNKLRKLKEKKKP; encoded by the coding sequence ATGAACAAACCATTAGCATTCCGAGTACGTCCTGAAACGATTGATGATATCATCGGACAAGAACATCTACTTGGGGAAAATCAAATTTTACGTAATGTCGTGGAAAGCGGTAATCTTCATTCCATGATTTTCTTCGGACCTCCCGGTACGGGAAAAACAACGACTGCGATGGCCATCGCTAATTCGTTAAAACGACCGTATCGACTTTTTAATGCTGTTACGGATAATAAAAAGAAACTGGATGCACTCTTTCTTGAAGCAGAAATGAGCAGCGGTCTTGTCGTGATTATTGACGAGGTTCATCGTTTAAATAAAGATAAACAAGATATTCTTTTACCTCATGTGGAAAGTGGTCTGATCACGATGATTGGTGCAACAACAGCCAATCCTTATTTTTCAATAAATCCAGCGATTCGATCTCGCGTACATCTATTTGAATTTAAACCCCTATCTTATAATAATATTGTATCCATATTAAAGCGTGCAGCTTCAGTATTTGAAAACAATCAAATTATTCAAGAAGATGTTTTAGAATCAATTGCTTCAAGTTGTAATGGTGATGCACGATACGCACTCAATGCCCTTGATTTACTGGCACAATCGACACGCGATGATGTTATTACCGAAAAACATCTTGAAAAACTGAGTCTCTCCGTTAATATTTCAATGGATAAAGATAGCGACAATCACTATGATGCCCTGAGTGCATTCCAAAAATCAATCCGTGGAAGTGATGTCCAAGCCGCTCTATACTATCTTGCGAAATTAATTCATGTGGGGGATATGGATTCGATCGAACGTCGGCTTATTGCCATAGCTTATGAAGATATCGGACTTGCAAATCCCGCATTATGTGCACGTGTTGTCACCGCCATCGATGCCGCAAAACGAATTGGATTTCCTGAGGCTAAGCTTCCGTTAAGTGTTGTCGTTATTGAATGTGCCCTTTCACCTAAATCTAAAGCGGGGGAACACGGTATTGATGCAGCCTTAAAAACCGTTCGTGAAACAGCACATCAAGTACCTCAATATCTACGTCTAAATGCTGTGGGTGTTGATGATCAGGATATGTACGATTATGATCGTAGTGATTTGTGGCATAAAATCCAATATTTACCCGACGAACTTAAAGATGAGGAGTTTTATCGTCCTCAAAACCTAAATTCTGCGGAAAAAACATACGCTTCTAATTACGAACAACTCAAAAAAGTTCAGCGCACCAATAAATTAAGAAAACTCAAAGAAAAAAAGAAACCGTAG